The following coding sequences are from one Odocoileus virginianus isolate 20LAN1187 ecotype Illinois chromosome 7, Ovbor_1.2, whole genome shotgun sequence window:
- the PYROXD2 gene encoding pyridine nucleotide-disulfide oxidoreductase domain-containing protein 2 isoform X1, which translates to MTAYGRGLSRAMGASPHPAWRRALSDTRGRLKPEYDAVVVGAGHNGLVAAAYLQRFGVNTAVFERRHVIGGAAVTEEIIPGFKFSRASYLLSLLRPQIFSELELKKHGLRLHLRNPYSFTPMLEEGAGGKVPRSLLLGTNMAENQKQIAQFSRKDAQAFPKYEAFMDRLALAIDPLLDSAPVDLEAFQRGSLLQRLKSLSTLKPLWQAGCILGAQLPLYYQVLTASAAKVLDQWFESEPLKATLATDAVIGAMTNPYIPGSGYVLLHHVMGSLEGIRGAWGYVQGGMGALSDAIASSATAHGVSIFTEKTVAKVQVSSGGRVQGVVLQDGSEVRSKVVLSNASPQITFLKLTPQEWLPEEFVERIAQLDTQSPVTKINVAVNRLPDFLAAPNTPRGQPLPHHQCSIHLNCEDTLLVHRAFEDALDGLPSKRPLIELCIPSSLDPTLAPPGCHVVSLFTQYTPYTLAGGKAWDEQQRNAYADRVFDCIEAYAPGFKGSVVGRDILTPPDLERVFGLPGGNVFHCAMSLDQLYFARPVPLHSGYRSPLRGLYLCGSGAHPGGGVMGAAGRNAAHVVFRDLRSM; encoded by the exons CGGGCTGGTGGCT GCGGCATACCTGCAGAGATTTGGGGTGAACACAGCGGTCTTCGAGAGACGCCACGTGATTGGGGGTGCGGCTGTTACAGAGGAGATAATCCCAG GGTTTAAGTTCTCCCGAGCATCCTACCTCCTCAGCCTGCTACGACCGCAGATTTTCTCCGAATTGGAGCTGAAG AAACATGGGCTGAGGCTTCATCTTCGAAACCCCTACTCCTTCACCCCCATGCTGGAAGAGGGCGCAGGGGGCAAAGTGCCCCGGTCTCTTCTGCTGGGCACAAACATGGCGGAAAATCAGAAGCAGATCGCCCAGTTCTCAAGGAAGGATGCCCAG GCCTTTCCCAAATATGAGGCATTCATGGATCGCTTGGCATTGGCCATTGACCCTCTGCTGGACTCAGCCCCGGTGGACCTGGAGGCCTTCCAGCGGGGTTCCCTGCTACAAAGGCTCAAGTCGCTGTCCACCCTCAAGCCCCTGTGGCAGGCAG GTTGCATCCTGGGAGCCCAGCTGCCCCTGTATTACCAGGTCCTCACAGCTTCAGCCGCCAAG GTACTGGATCAGTGGTTTGAGTCTGAGCCTCTAAAAGCCACTCTAGCAACGGATGCAGTGATTGGAGCCATGACAAATCCTTACATTCCAGGAAGTGG GTATGTGCTACTCCATCATGTGATGGGAAGTCTGGAGGGGATTCGGGGAGCCTGGGGCTACGTCCAGGGTGGCATGGGTGCCCTCTCTGATGCCATCGCAAGCTCAGCCACCGCTCACGGAGTCAGCATCTTCACCGAAAAG ACGGTGGCTAAGGTGCAGGTGAGCAGTGGCGGGCGCGTTCAAGGAGTCGTGCTGCAAGATGGCTCGGAGGTGAGGAGCAAAGTGGTGCTGTCCAACGCGTCGCCACAGATCACCTTCCTGAAGTTGACGCCACAg GAGTGGCTTCCTGAGGAGTTCGTGGAGAGAATTGCCCAGCTGGACACCCAGTCGCCTGTTACCAAGATCAATG TGGCTGTCAACAGGCTGCCTGACTTCCTGGCAGCCCCCAACACTCCCAGGGGCCAGCCATTGCCCCATCACCAGTGCTCCATCCACCTGAACTGTGAGGACACCCTCCTTGTCCACCGGGCCTTTGAAGACGCCCTGGATGGCCTGCCTTCCAAGAG ACCTCTGATCGAACTCTGCATCCCTTCCTCGCTGGACCCCACCCTGGCCCCCCCTGGCTGCCACGTCGTCTCCCTCTTCACTCAGTACACACCCTACACGCTGGCTGGAGGCAAGGCCTGGGACGAGCAGCAGAGAAACGCTTATGCGGACAGAG TGTTTGATTGCATCGAGGCCTACGCACCTGGCTTCAAGGGCTCCGTGGTGGGCAGAGACATCCTCACACCCCCTGACTTGGAGAGAGTCTTTGGGCTTCCTGGGGGG AACGTATTCCACTGCGCCATGAGCCTGGACCAGCTGTACTTTGCGCGTCCTGTGCCCCTGCACTCCGGCTACCGCAGCCCCCTCCGCGGCCTGTATCTCTGTGGCAGCGGGGCCCATCCTG GAGGAGGTGTCATGGGAGCCGCTGGACGCAATGCAGCCCACGTGGTCTTCAGGGACCTCAGGAGCATGTGA
- the PYROXD2 gene encoding pyridine nucleotide-disulfide oxidoreductase domain-containing protein 2 isoform X2, translating into MLFQHPGHNGLVAAAYLQRFGVNTAVFERRHVIGGAAVTEEIIPGFKFSRASYLLSLLRPQIFSELELKKHGLRLHLRNPYSFTPMLEEGAGGKVPRSLLLGTNMAENQKQIAQFSRKDAQAFPKYEAFMDRLALAIDPLLDSAPVDLEAFQRGSLLQRLKSLSTLKPLWQAGCILGAQLPLYYQVLTASAAKVLDQWFESEPLKATLATDAVIGAMTNPYIPGSGYVLLHHVMGSLEGIRGAWGYVQGGMGALSDAIASSATAHGVSIFTEKTVAKVQVSSGGRVQGVVLQDGSEVRSKVVLSNASPQITFLKLTPQEWLPEEFVERIAQLDTQSPVTKINVAVNRLPDFLAAPNTPRGQPLPHHQCSIHLNCEDTLLVHRAFEDALDGLPSKRPLIELCIPSSLDPTLAPPGCHVVSLFTQYTPYTLAGGKAWDEQQRNAYADRVFDCIEAYAPGFKGSVVGRDILTPPDLERVFGLPGGNVFHCAMSLDQLYFARPVPLHSGYRSPLRGLYLCGSGAHPGGGVMGAAGRNAAHVVFRDLRSM; encoded by the exons CGGGCTGGTGGCT GCGGCATACCTGCAGAGATTTGGGGTGAACACAGCGGTCTTCGAGAGACGCCACGTGATTGGGGGTGCGGCTGTTACAGAGGAGATAATCCCAG GGTTTAAGTTCTCCCGAGCATCCTACCTCCTCAGCCTGCTACGACCGCAGATTTTCTCCGAATTGGAGCTGAAG AAACATGGGCTGAGGCTTCATCTTCGAAACCCCTACTCCTTCACCCCCATGCTGGAAGAGGGCGCAGGGGGCAAAGTGCCCCGGTCTCTTCTGCTGGGCACAAACATGGCGGAAAATCAGAAGCAGATCGCCCAGTTCTCAAGGAAGGATGCCCAG GCCTTTCCCAAATATGAGGCATTCATGGATCGCTTGGCATTGGCCATTGACCCTCTGCTGGACTCAGCCCCGGTGGACCTGGAGGCCTTCCAGCGGGGTTCCCTGCTACAAAGGCTCAAGTCGCTGTCCACCCTCAAGCCCCTGTGGCAGGCAG GTTGCATCCTGGGAGCCCAGCTGCCCCTGTATTACCAGGTCCTCACAGCTTCAGCCGCCAAG GTACTGGATCAGTGGTTTGAGTCTGAGCCTCTAAAAGCCACTCTAGCAACGGATGCAGTGATTGGAGCCATGACAAATCCTTACATTCCAGGAAGTGG GTATGTGCTACTCCATCATGTGATGGGAAGTCTGGAGGGGATTCGGGGAGCCTGGGGCTACGTCCAGGGTGGCATGGGTGCCCTCTCTGATGCCATCGCAAGCTCAGCCACCGCTCACGGAGTCAGCATCTTCACCGAAAAG ACGGTGGCTAAGGTGCAGGTGAGCAGTGGCGGGCGCGTTCAAGGAGTCGTGCTGCAAGATGGCTCGGAGGTGAGGAGCAAAGTGGTGCTGTCCAACGCGTCGCCACAGATCACCTTCCTGAAGTTGACGCCACAg GAGTGGCTTCCTGAGGAGTTCGTGGAGAGAATTGCCCAGCTGGACACCCAGTCGCCTGTTACCAAGATCAATG TGGCTGTCAACAGGCTGCCTGACTTCCTGGCAGCCCCCAACACTCCCAGGGGCCAGCCATTGCCCCATCACCAGTGCTCCATCCACCTGAACTGTGAGGACACCCTCCTTGTCCACCGGGCCTTTGAAGACGCCCTGGATGGCCTGCCTTCCAAGAG ACCTCTGATCGAACTCTGCATCCCTTCCTCGCTGGACCCCACCCTGGCCCCCCCTGGCTGCCACGTCGTCTCCCTCTTCACTCAGTACACACCCTACACGCTGGCTGGAGGCAAGGCCTGGGACGAGCAGCAGAGAAACGCTTATGCGGACAGAG TGTTTGATTGCATCGAGGCCTACGCACCTGGCTTCAAGGGCTCCGTGGTGGGCAGAGACATCCTCACACCCCCTGACTTGGAGAGAGTCTTTGGGCTTCCTGGGGGG AACGTATTCCACTGCGCCATGAGCCTGGACCAGCTGTACTTTGCGCGTCCTGTGCCCCTGCACTCCGGCTACCGCAGCCCCCTCCGCGGCCTGTATCTCTGTGGCAGCGGGGCCCATCCTG GAGGAGGTGTCATGGGAGCCGCTGGACGCAATGCAGCCCACGTGGTCTTCAGGGACCTCAGGAGCATGTGA
- the PYROXD2 gene encoding pyridine nucleotide-disulfide oxidoreductase domain-containing protein 2 isoform X3, giving the protein MDQAAYLQRFGVNTAVFERRHVIGGAAVTEEIIPGFKFSRASYLLSLLRPQIFSELELKKHGLRLHLRNPYSFTPMLEEGAGGKVPRSLLLGTNMAENQKQIAQFSRKDAQAFPKYEAFMDRLALAIDPLLDSAPVDLEAFQRGSLLQRLKSLSTLKPLWQAGCILGAQLPLYYQVLTASAAKVLDQWFESEPLKATLATDAVIGAMTNPYIPGSGYVLLHHVMGSLEGIRGAWGYVQGGMGALSDAIASSATAHGVSIFTEKTVAKVQVSSGGRVQGVVLQDGSEVRSKVVLSNASPQITFLKLTPQEWLPEEFVERIAQLDTQSPVTKINVAVNRLPDFLAAPNTPRGQPLPHHQCSIHLNCEDTLLVHRAFEDALDGLPSKRPLIELCIPSSLDPTLAPPGCHVVSLFTQYTPYTLAGGKAWDEQQRNAYADRVFDCIEAYAPGFKGSVVGRDILTPPDLERVFGLPGGNVFHCAMSLDQLYFARPVPLHSGYRSPLRGLYLCGSGAHPGGGVMGAAGRNAAHVVFRDLRSM; this is encoded by the exons ATGGATCAG GCGGCATACCTGCAGAGATTTGGGGTGAACACAGCGGTCTTCGAGAGACGCCACGTGATTGGGGGTGCGGCTGTTACAGAGGAGATAATCCCAG GGTTTAAGTTCTCCCGAGCATCCTACCTCCTCAGCCTGCTACGACCGCAGATTTTCTCCGAATTGGAGCTGAAG AAACATGGGCTGAGGCTTCATCTTCGAAACCCCTACTCCTTCACCCCCATGCTGGAAGAGGGCGCAGGGGGCAAAGTGCCCCGGTCTCTTCTGCTGGGCACAAACATGGCGGAAAATCAGAAGCAGATCGCCCAGTTCTCAAGGAAGGATGCCCAG GCCTTTCCCAAATATGAGGCATTCATGGATCGCTTGGCATTGGCCATTGACCCTCTGCTGGACTCAGCCCCGGTGGACCTGGAGGCCTTCCAGCGGGGTTCCCTGCTACAAAGGCTCAAGTCGCTGTCCACCCTCAAGCCCCTGTGGCAGGCAG GTTGCATCCTGGGAGCCCAGCTGCCCCTGTATTACCAGGTCCTCACAGCTTCAGCCGCCAAG GTACTGGATCAGTGGTTTGAGTCTGAGCCTCTAAAAGCCACTCTAGCAACGGATGCAGTGATTGGAGCCATGACAAATCCTTACATTCCAGGAAGTGG GTATGTGCTACTCCATCATGTGATGGGAAGTCTGGAGGGGATTCGGGGAGCCTGGGGCTACGTCCAGGGTGGCATGGGTGCCCTCTCTGATGCCATCGCAAGCTCAGCCACCGCTCACGGAGTCAGCATCTTCACCGAAAAG ACGGTGGCTAAGGTGCAGGTGAGCAGTGGCGGGCGCGTTCAAGGAGTCGTGCTGCAAGATGGCTCGGAGGTGAGGAGCAAAGTGGTGCTGTCCAACGCGTCGCCACAGATCACCTTCCTGAAGTTGACGCCACAg GAGTGGCTTCCTGAGGAGTTCGTGGAGAGAATTGCCCAGCTGGACACCCAGTCGCCTGTTACCAAGATCAATG TGGCTGTCAACAGGCTGCCTGACTTCCTGGCAGCCCCCAACACTCCCAGGGGCCAGCCATTGCCCCATCACCAGTGCTCCATCCACCTGAACTGTGAGGACACCCTCCTTGTCCACCGGGCCTTTGAAGACGCCCTGGATGGCCTGCCTTCCAAGAG ACCTCTGATCGAACTCTGCATCCCTTCCTCGCTGGACCCCACCCTGGCCCCCCCTGGCTGCCACGTCGTCTCCCTCTTCACTCAGTACACACCCTACACGCTGGCTGGAGGCAAGGCCTGGGACGAGCAGCAGAGAAACGCTTATGCGGACAGAG TGTTTGATTGCATCGAGGCCTACGCACCTGGCTTCAAGGGCTCCGTGGTGGGCAGAGACATCCTCACACCCCCTGACTTGGAGAGAGTCTTTGGGCTTCCTGGGGGG AACGTATTCCACTGCGCCATGAGCCTGGACCAGCTGTACTTTGCGCGTCCTGTGCCCCTGCACTCCGGCTACCGCAGCCCCCTCCGCGGCCTGTATCTCTGTGGCAGCGGGGCCCATCCTG GAGGAGGTGTCATGGGAGCCGCTGGACGCAATGCAGCCCACGTGGTCTTCAGGGACCTCAGGAGCATGTGA